In Rhipicephalus microplus isolate Deutch F79 chromosome 9, USDA_Rmic, whole genome shotgun sequence, one genomic interval encodes:
- the LOC142771530 gene encoding uncharacterized protein LOC142771530, with protein sequence MASESISLATFAEEPEKREASSSGSAVHPDQRRTHSCRMPQTLSTRMLPLPGEQGDTAVKEALSGVLAEKLEDALKTLQVADELKERQRRHRSLKNKPDKSRRRQSGAKSSVASGTPNPMTSRSAEVTNAGTEALVSQLQEDEARDALEKAKEASSRRSTRRKKRSVRLKRCRRHQLLTGESPKKLVADHPGDASPLQPLAGSTSPCPTHPVVITGQIWNLDVRKK encoded by the exons ATGGCGTCAGAAAGTATCTCGCTTGCGACGTTTGCCGAGGAGCCCGAAAAGCGGGAGGCGTCCTCCTCCGGTTCTGCGGTCCATCCCGACCAGCGGAGAACGCACTCCTGTCGCATGCCGCAGACTCTTTCCACAAGAATGCTCCCCCTGCCCGGCGAACAAGGCGACACTGCCGTGAAGGAAGCCCTCAGCGGTGTGCTAGCTGAAAAG CTAGAAGATGCCCTCAAGACGTTGCAAGTGGCTGACGAGCTTAAGGAACGCCAGCGTCGCCACCGCAGCTTGAAAAACAAACCCGACAAGTCGCGTCGCCGTCAGAGTGGCGCCAAGTCGTCGGTGGCGTCAGGGACGCCTAATCCAATGACCTCACGGAGTGCTGAAGTTACGAACGCGGGAACTGAAGCTTTGGTGTCCCAACTACAG GAAGACGAAGCTAGGGATGCATTGGAGAAAGCCAAGGAGGCATCTTCACGACGCAGCACACGTCGAAAGAAGCGGTCTGTGCGGCTAAAGCGGTGTCGACGACACCAGCTCCTCACCGGCGAATCGCCGAAGAAGCTGGTCGCGGATCATCCTGGTGACGCGTCGCCGCTGCAGCCGCTCGCTGGATCGACATCGCCGTGTCCCACGCACCCAGTCGTCATCACGGGCCAAATCTGGAATCTGGATGTACGCAAAAAGTAA